A genome region from Dendrosporobacter quercicolus includes the following:
- a CDS encoding DUF932 domain-containing protein, whose translation MPGYKANIRDSDERVLGVVTDRYKVVQNSEAFAFTDSLLGEGVRYETAGALQDGRKIWLLAKLPDKYIIEGEQIEPYLVFSSSHDGNGAIKVAMTPVRVVCQNTLNIALSTAKRIWSTVHVGDLAHKMDEAHNTLLLAEKYMGKLGAEFSRLAKIKLTDAKVMEYIDMLLPMNDNPTDIHKKNIIRIREDLKLRYFDAPDLKGHVGKNAYRFICAVSDFATHAKPLRETTSYRENVFSKTVEGNPLIDKAYELIQAAA comes from the coding sequence ATCCCCGGCTACAAAGCCAATATCCGGGATAGTGATGAAAGAGTTCTCGGCGTAGTCACCGACCGGTATAAGGTTGTCCAGAATTCCGAAGCCTTCGCCTTTACGGATTCTTTGTTAGGCGAGGGCGTCCGTTATGAAACGGCGGGGGCTTTGCAAGACGGCCGTAAAATCTGGCTGCTTGCCAAACTTCCTGACAAGTACATCATTGAGGGGGAACAAATTGAGCCTTACCTTGTATTCAGTAGCTCCCATGACGGCAACGGTGCGATCAAAGTAGCCATGACCCCGGTGCGTGTAGTATGCCAGAACACGCTTAATATTGCCCTGTCCACGGCCAAGCGCATTTGGTCAACCGTCCATGTCGGCGATCTGGCTCACAAGATGGACGAAGCTCACAATACCCTGTTGTTAGCGGAAAAATACATGGGCAAATTGGGCGCGGAGTTCTCCCGGTTAGCCAAAATTAAACTGACGGATGCTAAGGTGATGGAGTACATTGACATGCTGCTGCCGATGAATGACAACCCGACAGATATTCATAAAAAGAATATCATCCGTATCCGGGAGGATTTAAAGCTTCGCTATTTCGACGCTCCCGACCTCAAGGGCCATGTAGGTAAGAACGCCTATCGCTTTATTTGTGCGGTCTCAGACTTTGCTACGCATGCCAAGCCTCTTCGAGAGACTACCAGTTACCGGGAAAATGTGTTCAGTAAAACGGTTGAGGGCAATCCTTTGATCGACAAAGCCTATGAACTCATACAAGCAGCGGCCTAA
- a CDS encoding DUF2201 family putative metallopeptidase, whose amino-acid sequence MKKAHKKSDKQAAEFFQEGLEVVYRHPIFGKLARAAHICRDEGRAYPKDGLCIVASAGYVYCNPHSKAAAEKWARAIAHALLHLGLAHFKEKARQQDWNVVCDCAVENFLSDLKFGRPLDEFRVAPPIKDEDVLYERLEFMSPDEKWEYSHFGTAGSEEDMMFSSKQEFRWYHKKNDWPALFAEGLQEAVWNAVSAASDAVHPRRLNSKYERAAEWFINSYPLLGAIAAQFHIIADPQICIREQISIAAVMPAMLEIYINPAAKLDDGEVKFVMAHEFLHAALRHGERRAWRDPYLWNVACDFVINRWLTEMGVGERPEGLLYDEQFNGLNVEAVYDIIVTDLRTYRKLATLRGVGLGDILGAPNDRKADTDLDEFYRRSLSQGLYYHREQGRGYLPSGLVEEIRALSAPPILWDVELARWFDSYFAPLTKKRTYARLSRRQSTTPDIPRPNWSSREEALDGRTFGVLLDTSGSMERPLLAAALGAIASYAASRDVPAARVVFCDAAAYDMGYMRPEDIAGTVKVRGRGGTVLQPGIHLLDEADDFPKEAPLLIITDGQCDKIVLHGREHAYLMPIGANLPFAPKGKVFRLK is encoded by the coding sequence GTGAAAAAGGCACATAAGAAGTCCGACAAGCAAGCGGCTGAATTTTTTCAAGAAGGCCTGGAGGTCGTTTACAGACACCCTATATTTGGCAAACTTGCCAGAGCGGCGCATATCTGCCGTGATGAGGGGCGAGCCTATCCGAAAGACGGCTTGTGCATCGTTGCTTCTGCCGGTTATGTCTATTGCAATCCGCATAGCAAAGCCGCAGCGGAAAAATGGGCGCGGGCAATCGCCCACGCTTTGCTGCATTTGGGTCTGGCGCATTTTAAGGAAAAAGCGCGTCAACAGGATTGGAATGTCGTCTGCGACTGTGCGGTGGAGAATTTTTTATCAGACTTAAAATTTGGCAGGCCGCTTGATGAATTTCGCGTTGCGCCTCCTATAAAAGACGAAGACGTATTGTATGAACGCCTGGAGTTTATGTCGCCGGATGAAAAATGGGAATACAGCCATTTTGGTACAGCGGGCAGCGAGGAGGATATGATGTTTTCCTCCAAACAGGAATTTCGTTGGTATCATAAAAAAAACGATTGGCCGGCACTGTTTGCCGAGGGCTTGCAGGAAGCTGTTTGGAACGCAGTGTCAGCAGCCTCGGATGCAGTGCATCCCCGGCGGCTTAATTCCAAATATGAACGGGCTGCCGAATGGTTTATTAACAGCTATCCGCTGCTTGGTGCTATCGCGGCGCAATTTCACATTATAGCCGACCCGCAGATTTGTATACGGGAGCAGATTTCGATTGCGGCGGTCATGCCAGCTATGTTGGAGATTTACATTAATCCTGCCGCCAAACTGGATGATGGGGAAGTAAAATTTGTTATGGCACACGAATTTTTGCATGCCGCCTTGCGGCACGGTGAGCGGCGTGCATGGCGTGACCCGTATTTGTGGAATGTGGCCTGCGATTTTGTCATTAACCGTTGGCTAACGGAAATGGGCGTGGGCGAACGTCCGGAGGGACTGTTATACGACGAACAGTTTAATGGTCTGAATGTCGAAGCTGTGTATGACATCATTGTGACTGACCTGCGAACCTATCGCAAGCTGGCGACCTTGCGAGGGGTGGGACTTGGCGACATTCTCGGCGCGCCGAATGACCGGAAAGCCGATACCGACTTGGACGAATTTTATCGCCGATCCTTGTCGCAAGGCCTTTACTATCACCGCGAGCAAGGACGGGGTTATCTGCCAAGCGGTTTGGTTGAGGAAATACGGGCATTGTCTGCTCCCCCCATTCTGTGGGATGTAGAGCTTGCCCGCTGGTTCGACAGCTACTTTGCGCCGCTAACGAAAAAACGAACCTATGCCAGGCTCAGCCGCCGTCAGTCCACAACCCCGGATATTCCCCGGCCGAATTGGAGTAGCAGGGAGGAAGCCTTAGACGGCAGGACGTTTGGTGTGCTTTTGGATACCTCTGGCTCTATGGAGCGTCCCTTGCTGGCAGCAGCATTAGGAGCAATTGCTTCATACGCCGCCTCCCGGGATGTCCCGGCAGCTAGGGTGGTGTTTTGCGATGCAGCGGCGTATGACATGGGCTATATGCGTCCGGAAGATATTGCCGGAACCGTCAAAGTAAGGGGGCGCGGCGGCACAGTATTGCAGCCGGGGATTCATTTACTGGATGAAGCCGATGATTTTCCGAAAGAGGCGCCGCTGCTCATCATAACCGATGGACAGTGTGACAAGATTGTGCTTCATGGCCGGGAACACGCCTATTTGATGCCAATAGGCGCAAATCTGCCGTTTGCTCCGAAAGGAAAGGTTTTTCGGTTGAAGTAG
- a CDS encoding DUF960 domain-containing protein codes for MFTNKRYITCGIANEIPDEIQVMLWIMIDNLRRSTPIGLDYLQVFWLFSQDGKQKIVHSQEQPEYRNEILVALLCQPVEKAKIFVIDDGGHSTMMLAEEY; via the coding sequence ATGTTTACCAACAAAAGGTACATTACCTGCGGAATTGCAAATGAAATTCCGGACGAAATCCAAGTCATGCTGTGGATCATGATTGATAATCTCAGAAGAAGCACCCCTATCGGACTGGACTATCTGCAAGTTTTTTGGCTATTCAGTCAGGACGGTAAACAAAAAATCGTTCACAGCCAAGAGCAGCCGGAGTATCGTAACGAAATCCTGGTAGCGTTGCTTTGCCAGCCGGTGGAGAAGGCAAAAATCTTTGTCATTGATGATGGCGGACATTCGACCATGATGCTGGCCGAGGAATATTGA
- a CDS encoding YqaJ viral recombinase family protein — protein sequence MVVVLASTENMPYDEWLDWRKKGIGGSDASVVCGINRYKSPVELWLEKMNQLPYQEAGEAAYWGTQLEALVRTEFTKRTGIAVHPANQLLQSEAHPFMLANLDGTCQHPNYGTCVFEAKTASAYKAGEWDDAIPDEYILQVQHYLAVTGYKGAYIAVLIGGNTFRWKFIERDEELISLLLQLEGDFWEHVQAMVPPPLDGSDASAKFLSERFPNSVPKSKIALPDTAVELIRQYEAACENVNQYTEQKQAAENLLKQMLGDSEIGIAEDRVITWKSVSQERLDGKTLKAEHPVLYKKYANQTSYRHFSIKAAV from the coding sequence ATGGTAGTTGTGTTAGCGTCAACGGAAAATATGCCCTATGACGAGTGGCTTGACTGGCGCAAAAAGGGTATCGGCGGTTCGGATGCTTCTGTAGTCTGCGGCATCAACCGTTACAAATCGCCGGTGGAACTCTGGCTGGAAAAAATGAATCAGCTGCCTTATCAGGAGGCCGGAGAAGCCGCCTACTGGGGAACGCAGCTGGAAGCCTTAGTCAGGACCGAATTTACCAAAAGAACAGGCATTGCGGTCCATCCGGCCAATCAACTCTTGCAAAGCGAAGCCCATCCGTTTATGCTGGCTAACCTTGATGGAACTTGCCAGCATCCAAACTACGGTACGTGTGTCTTTGAAGCCAAAACAGCTTCGGCCTACAAAGCCGGTGAGTGGGATGATGCCATACCTGATGAGTACATTTTACAGGTGCAACATTATCTGGCCGTTACCGGATACAAGGGAGCCTATATTGCTGTCCTGATCGGCGGCAACACCTTTCGCTGGAAGTTCATTGAGCGGGACGAGGAACTGATTTCCCTGCTGCTGCAACTGGAAGGAGACTTTTGGGAGCATGTTCAAGCCATGGTTCCCCCGCCGTTGGACGGTTCGGATGCATCGGCCAAGTTTCTCAGCGAACGGTTCCCGAACAGCGTACCTAAGTCGAAGATTGCATTACCGGACACCGCTGTTGAACTCATTCGGCAATACGAAGCCGCCTGTGAAAATGTCAATCAGTATACCGAACAGAAGCAGGCAGCGGAGAATTTGTTAAAGCAAATGTTAGGCGATAGCGAAATCGGTATTGCCGAGGATCGGGTGATCACGTGGAAAAGCGTTTCACAGGAACGGTTGGACGGCAAGACGTTGAAAGCCGAACACCCGGTTCTCTATAAGAAGTATGCAAATCAAACATCCTACCGTCACTTCTCCATAAAAGCGGCGGTGTGA
- a CDS encoding AAA family ATPase translates to MLFKASQQGRRISINLPISVTQKQLFDVLLNIALVRPLFIWGAPGIGKSSIVEHFAAALGLPCVSLLGSQLAPEDIIGVPQIVDGKSIFCPPKSIAQDEPYCLFLDELNACSQEVQKAFYSLIHDRRIGEYTLPEGSIVIGAGNRAQDNAIVKPMSSALVNRMFHVELTANHRDWLTWAGNHNIHPHIIEYIGLRPDHLWTQPPKTEEPFSTPRSWHMLSDVLHAHNEIDDKQLKVLTSGCLSLHHAMQFCAFVKNINNRYALAAIINGDQKFPAAPEDRDSLYFLAQSFRAQLVKELPPEKDKMSASAKQLALRAKTLLKDLAAISLEIAQMAVAPDDNDKALPDWFLIEVVRDLPRLAVRDKA, encoded by the coding sequence TTGTTGTTTAAAGCTAGCCAACAAGGGAGGCGTATTTCTATAAATCTACCAATATCCGTCACACAAAAGCAGCTCTTTGACGTACTTTTAAATATTGCGCTTGTCCGTCCCTTATTCATCTGGGGAGCACCCGGTATCGGTAAATCATCCATTGTGGAGCACTTTGCGGCTGCGCTGGGGCTGCCTTGCGTATCGCTTTTAGGTAGTCAGCTTGCCCCGGAGGACATTATCGGCGTACCGCAAATCGTTGACGGTAAGAGTATCTTCTGCCCGCCGAAGAGTATTGCACAGGACGAGCCGTACTGTTTATTTTTGGACGAGCTTAATGCCTGTTCACAGGAGGTGCAGAAGGCTTTTTACAGCTTGATTCATGACCGAAGAATTGGTGAATATACTCTGCCTGAAGGCTCAATCGTTATCGGAGCGGGAAACCGCGCCCAGGATAACGCCATCGTAAAACCCATGTCCAGTGCATTAGTTAACCGGATGTTTCATGTAGAACTGACGGCAAATCATCGGGACTGGCTTACCTGGGCAGGCAATCATAACATTCATCCGCATATTATCGAATATATCGGCTTACGCCCTGACCACCTGTGGACGCAGCCGCCCAAAACAGAGGAACCGTTTTCCACGCCGCGTTCGTGGCATATGTTGTCCGATGTACTTCATGCACATAATGAAATAGACGATAAACAGCTTAAAGTTCTGACCAGTGGGTGCCTATCATTGCACCATGCCATGCAATTCTGCGCCTTTGTGAAAAATATCAATAATCGCTATGCATTAGCTGCCATTATTAACGGTGATCAAAAGTTTCCTGCCGCGCCCGAGGATCGGGATTCGTTGTACTTTTTGGCGCAAAGTTTCCGCGCCCAGCTTGTGAAAGAGCTTCCGCCGGAAAAGGACAAAATGTCGGCAAGTGCTAAACAGCTTGCTCTGCGGGCCAAGACGCTACTAAAGGATTTGGCCGCCATAAGCCTGGAGATCGCCCAAATGGCAGTTGCGCCCGATGACAACGATAAGGCTCTGCCTGACTGGTTTTTGATCGAAGTCGTGCGGGATTTGCCCCGCCTGGCAGTGAGGGATAAAGCGTGA
- a CDS encoding 3' terminal RNA ribose 2'-O-methyltransferase Hen1: MLLTINYQGKNTQDLGYLLHKNPSRPQEFTLNYGKAYVFYPEVSNESTTAALLLDIDPIELARGKVGSSEGGLFDYVNDRPYVCSSFMSTALSRVFGTAMSGRSKEKQALADTPINLKAKIHMLAASNKNMLPAVFEPLGYTIAVETFPNDDQFPRWGQSNYVNLTLSGTLRLCELLHHLYVLIPVFDTQKHYYIADAEIEKLLSHGEGWLKEHPLCEYITSRYLHRRRSLINKALARLTDNPEEDAPGQAEPEAKRPKLNQTRLRAVVDEVLASGAKSVIDMGCGEGNLTRLLLREQQLSKVAAFDVAFTALERAKDKLKVDRLHETLQNKLGLFQGSLVYRDKRCEGFDCACVVEVIEHLDESRLTAFTRVLFEFANPRTVIITTPNAEYNIHYAGMKENALRHADHRFEWNRAQFAAWVNAICENYRYKVAIKEIGDNDDDTGTPTQMGVFTRCE; the protein is encoded by the coding sequence ATGCTGTTAACGATAAATTACCAGGGGAAAAACACACAGGATTTGGGTTACCTCCTGCATAAGAACCCCTCCCGCCCACAGGAGTTTACGCTGAATTACGGCAAGGCGTATGTTTTTTATCCCGAGGTGTCAAATGAGAGTACCACCGCCGCCCTGCTCTTAGATATCGACCCCATTGAGCTGGCGCGGGGCAAGGTGGGTTCAAGCGAGGGCGGATTGTTTGATTATGTCAATGACCGTCCGTATGTCTGCTCATCCTTTATGAGTACGGCTCTGTCCAGAGTGTTCGGAACTGCTATGTCCGGGCGCTCGAAAGAAAAACAGGCGCTTGCCGATACACCCATTAATTTGAAAGCGAAGATTCATATGCTTGCCGCTTCCAACAAAAATATGCTGCCCGCTGTTTTTGAGCCGCTTGGCTACACCATCGCAGTTGAGACCTTTCCCAATGATGATCAATTCCCGCGCTGGGGACAGAGCAATTACGTGAATTTGACGCTATCAGGAACACTGCGGCTCTGTGAGCTGTTACATCATCTGTATGTGCTGATTCCGGTATTTGATACCCAAAAGCATTATTACATAGCTGACGCAGAAATCGAAAAGCTGCTCTCTCATGGCGAAGGCTGGTTGAAAGAGCACCCGCTGTGCGAATACATCACCAGCCGCTATTTACACCGCCGGCGCAGTTTAATCAATAAGGCTCTGGCCCGGCTGACAGATAACCCGGAGGAGGATGCCCCCGGACAGGCTGAGCCAGAAGCAAAGAGGCCTAAGCTTAATCAAACCCGGCTGCGTGCGGTGGTTGACGAGGTATTGGCCAGCGGTGCTAAAAGTGTGATTGATATGGGTTGCGGTGAGGGAAATCTAACCCGTCTGTTGCTCCGGGAACAGCAGCTTAGCAAGGTTGCCGCCTTTGATGTCGCTTTTACCGCGCTAGAGCGGGCGAAAGACAAGCTAAAAGTTGACCGGCTCCATGAAACCCTGCAAAACAAGCTGGGATTATTTCAAGGCTCGCTTGTCTATAGGGATAAACGGTGCGAAGGCTTTGACTGCGCTTGTGTGGTCGAGGTGATTGAGCATCTGGATGAATCGAGATTGACGGCATTTACACGCGTGCTGTTTGAGTTTGCCAATCCCCGAACCGTTATCATCACCACGCCTAATGCGGAATATAACATCCATTATGCAGGCATGAAGGAAAATGCCCTCCGCCATGCAGATCATCGCTTTGAATGGAACCGGGCGCAGTTTGCTGCCTGGGTCAATGCTATTTGCGAAAATTATCGCTACAAAGTCGCAATTAAGGAAATCGGCGATAATGACGATGATACCGGCACGCCGACTCAGATGGGAGTGTTTACGCGATGCGAATAG
- a CDS encoding DEAD/DEAH box helicase family protein, whose protein sequence is MREVKMTVGNNRIFQIHAEATTELLPVEQIVDSWRNVFSFNAQGDNSPGLRSAQLGAIFSIKSHWIVSNEPATIVMPTGTGKTETMIATVVSEMIHRTLIIVPSNLLRKQTAEKFLTFGIDVWYPTRYWYN, encoded by the coding sequence ATGAGAGAAGTAAAGATGACTGTCGGCAATAACCGTATTTTTCAGATACATGCTGAAGCCACTACAGAACTTCTTCCAGTGGAGCAAATAGTTGACTCTTGGCGAAATGTATTTTCATTTAATGCTCAAGGAGATAACTCTCCAGGTCTTCGTTCTGCACAGTTAGGGGCAATATTTTCAATAAAATCCCACTGGATTGTATCAAATGAACCTGCCACTATTGTTATGCCTACAGGAACAGGTAAAACAGAGACAATGATTGCTACGGTCGTATCGGAAATGATACACCGCACACTAATTATTGTACCAAGCAATTTATTAAGGAAGCAAACAGCAGAAAAGTTTTTGACGTTTGGTATTGACGTTTGGTATCCTACAAGATATTGGTACAATTAA
- a CDS encoding polynucleotide kinase-phosphatase: MRIEIPKLCVVAMIGASGSGKSSFAKQHFKPTEVLSSDYFRGLVADDENNQSVSKAAFDALYYIAEKRLAANKLVVIDATNVQQSARSAGVALAKKFDVLPVAIVMNTPEAVCIQRNKARPDRQFGEHVVKRHCLELKKSLRHLKKEGFRYIYVIDDPEEDVVISRIPAWTDKSEEHGPFDIIGDVHGCFDELCALLAKMGYTVDQDQFTAFHAAGRKAVFLGDLCDRGPKIAETLKLAMNMGKAGNALCVPGNHDIKLLRFLKGAKVQQTHGLEDSVNQLAGQPAAWIAELKAFLDSLIGHYVLDDGRLVVAHAGMKEAYQGKSSGRVRDFALFGDTTGESDEYGLPVRLDWASEYRGKAKVVYGHTPTAEVYQVNNTLNIDTGCVFGGKLTAYRYPEAELVSVPALETYYEPIKPLCVQEEYSDVLNIADVLEKRYIETGLHRGVTIREENAAAAIEIMSRYAADPHWLIYLPPTMSPCETSGIDDILERPLEAFAYYQKRGVSSVVCEQKHMGSRAVIVVCKDASAAKQRFMIQDGSAGIIYTRTGRHFFHDASVQSALLARVRQALSESGFWAEFNTDWVCLDTELMPWSAKAQLLLEQQYAPTGCAGVNGLAAAVAALQKAAVSSNKARVVGSTASGQNVDIQVIGERYTERADLMAKYTSAYRQYCWDVESTLDYRIAPFHILATEGMVHSDKNHIWHMETIKKYLAHTDPVLVATNHILVDLTNQASIQNGIDWWNDLTASGGEGMVVKPLNFVAKYKGELLQPAVKCRGREYLRIIYGPEYTLPDKLTRLKKRSLGKKRSLALREFALGMEALGRFVKNEPLYRVHECVFGVLALESEPVDPRL, encoded by the coding sequence ATGCGAATAGAAATTCCAAAACTGTGTGTGGTGGCGATGATCGGCGCTTCCGGCAGCGGCAAATCCAGCTTTGCCAAGCAGCACTTTAAACCCACGGAAGTATTGTCTTCCGATTATTTCCGGGGGCTGGTAGCTGATGACGAAAACAATCAGAGTGTAAGCAAGGCTGCTTTTGACGCACTCTACTATATTGCCGAAAAACGGTTGGCGGCGAATAAACTGGTGGTCATTGATGCTACTAATGTTCAGCAAAGCGCCCGCAGCGCTGGGGTGGCACTGGCCAAAAAATTTGATGTACTGCCTGTCGCCATTGTGATGAATACACCGGAAGCTGTTTGCATCCAGCGCAATAAAGCCCGTCCCGATAGGCAGTTCGGCGAGCATGTAGTCAAACGGCATTGCCTGGAACTGAAAAAATCGCTGCGGCATTTAAAAAAAGAGGGCTTTCGCTATATTTATGTCATTGATGATCCTGAGGAAGATGTGGTGATCAGCCGCATTCCGGCCTGGACGGATAAAAGCGAGGAGCATGGCCCCTTTGATATCATTGGCGATGTACATGGCTGTTTTGATGAACTATGTGCTTTGCTGGCAAAAATGGGATACACGGTTGACCAAGACCAGTTTACTGCTTTCCATGCCGCTGGCAGAAAAGCAGTCTTTTTGGGCGACTTGTGTGACAGAGGACCTAAAATTGCCGAAACCCTGAAGCTTGCCATGAACATGGGGAAAGCCGGCAACGCCCTTTGCGTTCCCGGCAATCATGATATAAAATTACTTAGATTTTTAAAGGGCGCTAAGGTGCAGCAGACGCATGGCTTGGAAGATTCCGTCAACCAGCTTGCAGGGCAGCCTGCTGCATGGATTGCCGAATTAAAAGCATTTCTCGACAGTCTCATCGGGCATTATGTGCTGGATGACGGCAGGCTGGTCGTCGCCCATGCCGGGATGAAGGAAGCATATCAGGGCAAAAGTTCAGGTAGAGTGCGGGATTTTGCCTTATTTGGCGATACCACCGGCGAAAGCGACGAATATGGTTTGCCGGTACGCCTTGATTGGGCGAGCGAATATCGCGGCAAGGCCAAGGTTGTTTATGGGCACACACCTACGGCAGAAGTGTACCAGGTTAACAATACCTTGAATATTGACACCGGCTGTGTTTTTGGCGGCAAGCTCACCGCCTACCGCTACCCCGAGGCTGAGCTTGTCAGCGTTCCGGCATTAGAGACCTATTATGAGCCAATCAAGCCGCTCTGTGTACAAGAGGAATATAGCGATGTACTGAACATCGCGGATGTGCTGGAAAAACGGTATATCGAAACTGGGCTGCATAGAGGCGTGACCATCCGCGAGGAAAACGCGGCTGCCGCCATCGAAATCATGAGCCGCTATGCTGCTGATCCTCATTGGCTGATTTACCTGCCGCCTACCATGTCACCCTGCGAAACATCTGGAATTGATGATATACTGGAGCGTCCGCTGGAAGCCTTTGCTTATTATCAAAAGCGCGGCGTAAGCTCGGTTGTCTGCGAGCAAAAGCACATGGGGTCCCGCGCGGTGATCGTTGTCTGCAAAGATGCGTCAGCAGCTAAGCAAAGATTTATGATTCAAGATGGCAGCGCCGGGATTATCTATACACGTACAGGACGGCATTTCTTCCATGATGCCAGTGTGCAAAGCGCTTTGCTCGCGAGAGTGCGCCAAGCGCTCAGCGAATCTGGCTTTTGGGCTGAGTTTAACACTGATTGGGTGTGCCTGGACACAGAGCTTATGCCCTGGTCAGCCAAAGCGCAGTTGTTATTGGAGCAGCAATATGCCCCTACCGGCTGTGCCGGGGTAAACGGCCTTGCCGCAGCAGTAGCTGCTTTGCAAAAAGCGGCTGTATCCAGTAATAAAGCCAGGGTTGTTGGCAGCACAGCTTCTGGCCAAAATGTTGATATTCAGGTAATAGGCGAGCGATATACCGAACGCGCCGACTTGATGGCAAAATACACATCAGCCTATCGCCAATATTGCTGGGATGTTGAAAGCACTCTGGACTACCGGATTGCGCCGTTTCACATATTGGCTACAGAGGGTATGGTTCACTCAGATAAAAACCATATCTGGCATATGGAAACAATTAAAAAATATCTTGCCCACACCGATCCGGTACTGGTCGCTACCAATCACATTTTGGTGGATTTGACAAATCAAGCAAGCATCCAAAACGGCATTGACTGGTGGAATGACCTGACCGCTTCCGGCGGCGAGGGTATGGTGGTGAAGCCGCTTAATTTCGTGGCGAAATATAAGGGCGAGCTTTTGCAGCCAGCCGTGAAATGCCGCGGGCGCGAGTATCTGCGCATTATTTACGGGCCGGAATATACATTGCCGGATAAGCTCACCCGCCTGAAAAAACGTTCGCTTGGCAAAAAGCGTAGTTTGGCGCTGCGAGAATTCGCGCTGGGGATGGAAGCACTGGGCCGGTTCGTGAAGAATGAGCCGCTTTACCGGGTGCATGAATGCGTCTTCGGTGTGCTGGCGCTGGAAAGTGAGCCGGTTGATCCAAGACTGTAA